The Haloarcula rubripromontorii region CCGCCCGGGAAGACGGTGACCCACCAGGGAATCGACCCGCCCGGCCCCTGGACGATGGTCTCGCGGGTCTGGTCCAGCATCGTGCCCCACTCGGCGGAGCCGGGCGGGAGACCCAGCCCGAGGAACCCAAGCGCCGCCACGCCGATGACGACGGTGCCGATGGACAGCGACGCCTGGACGACAAGCGGCGCGACGGCGTTGGGGACGACGTGTCTGAAGATGACCCGCCGGTCCCGCGCCCCCAGCGCCTTCGCCGCCAGCACGTACTCGTTTTCCTTGACTTTCAGAATCTCGCCGCGTATCAGCCGGGCGTAGCCGGCCCAGCCGATGGCCGTGAACGCGAGTACCAGCTCCCAGTACCCCTTGCCGAGGACGGCGACGATAATCAGCGCCAGCAGGAGGCCGGGGAACGCGAAGATCAGATCGAGTATCCGCATCATCACCTCGTCGACCCGGCCGCCGTAGTAGCCGGCAACCGCGCCGTACACCAGCCCGATGGCGGCGGTGACGAGAACGACGATGAAGCCGATAGAGAGGCTGAACCGGCCGCCGTACAGCACGCGGGAGAACACGTCCCGCGCGGAGCCGTCGGTCCCGAACGGATGGGCCAGCGACGGGGCCTCGTAGGCGCTCACGTCGAGGCCCTGTGCGTACAGGATGGCGCTCGGGTCGTACGGCGCGAGCGAGAACGGCTGGACGGTGACGCCCGCGACCGTAATCGGACGGGCGAACACCGCGAGCAGCGCCATCGCTGTAACGATGTACAGCCCGAGCATCGCGCTACGGTTCCGGCGGAACTCGCGCCAGGCGCGCTCCCAGCGACTCTCCGTCTCGGTGTCTCTCGTCTCTGTCCAGTCGGATAGCGGTTCGCGGGACTCGACGCGGTCGGCGTCGAACCCCGTTATCCGGATGCGTCCTCGGTCCGTACTCATAGGTCAATCATAGCGGATTCGTGGGTCAAGTACAGCGTACATGATGTCTGCAAGCAGGTTTGCGAGGATGATTGTCACGCCGGTAAACAGCGTGATTGCCATGATGAGGTCGACCTCGCGGCCGACGATGGCGCCGACGAAGGCCCGACCGAGGCCGGGCCAGGCGAACACCTGCTCGACGACGACGGCGCCGCCGAAGATGCTCGCGGTCAGGAACGCGGCGATGGTGGTCACCGAGATGAGCGAGTTCCGCAGGACGTGTTTCAACACCACCGTCCGCTCTGGAAGCCCCTTCGCCCGCGCCGCCGTGACGTACTCCTTGTTCAGTTCCTCGGCCATCGACGACCGCATCACGCGCATCAGCGTCGCCGACGACGCCGTCCCGATGGTGACCCCCGGGAGGACGAGATACCACAGCATCTCGGCCGAAAGCAGCGGTTTATCCGGAGCCAAGACGGGCCAGAGGTCCAGCCAGAGCGCGAATACGAGGATGAGCATCAGGCCGAGCCAGAAGTTCGGCAGGGAGATGCCCGACAGCGCGAACACCCGCGAGATGTCATCGCCCAGCGTATCCTTGTTCACCGCCGCGTAGATGCCGGTCGGAATGGCGATGAGCAGGGCGATGGCCCAGCCGAACAGCCCCAGCGCGATGGTCTCGGGGAGCCGGGCCATGATGTAGGGCAAGACCGGCTGGTCGACGCTGATGACCGTCCCGAGGTCGCCCTGCAGGACGTTGCCCATCCACGTGAGATACTGCTGCCAGACCGGTCCGTCGAGGCCGTACCTGGCGCGTATCGCCGCCTCTTCGGCCGCCGAAATCTGCGGGTTCAGGGCGACCATCTGGTCGATTGGGTCTCCCGGCGTCAGGTGGACCAGCGCGAAGGTAAGCACCGAGACGCCGAACAGTATCGGCACCGTCGCCGCCACGCGAACCGCGATGAATCGTCTGAGGCTCATCGTACTGAGTCACTCCCGGTCCAGATACGCAACCTGCTGGTCCGTCGGGTCGTGCAGGCCGTAGGGCAGAATTCCGCCGGAGAACGTGTACGTGTTGTGCCCGACGTAGTCGGTCGACAGCGACGAGACGTTCGTCCCAAAGACGGTGTAGCTGTTCGGGGCCTGCTCGATGAGTCCCCGCCAGACCCGGTCGTACTGCTCGCCGCGGAACCCCGGGTCCTCGACGGCCTCGACCGAGAACCGCGCCTCCGTCGCTATCTCGTCCAGTTCCGGCGTGTCGACCCGCTGGAAGTTACAGCACTGCCCGAAGTTGTCGATAGAGTTGACGGCGTCGTAGAAGCTCCCGGGGTTGAAGGTTCCGGAGAGACCGATGAGGACGATGTTGCCCTGCTGGTAGTACTCCGGGCCGAGGATGCGCTGGACGAACGTCGTGAACTCGAAGGTCTCGACGCTGATGTCGAAAAACTCCGTGTTGCTCATCACCTGGGCGATGAGTTCGGCCTCGCGCACGCGGTCGTCAGAGGTGTTGGTCTCGATGGTCGCCTCGATGGGCGTCTCGACGCCGAGGTCGTCGACGGCCTCCTGCAGCAGTTCGGTCGCGCCCTCAGTGTTCTGCTCGGTCTGCGGGCGCAGTTCCTCGACCAGCGCGTCGTAGTCGGCCGACCCCTCGTCGGCAGCCAGCTCGGGCAGCGGCGTGTACGCCGGGTTCCGGTACCCGTTGTAGATGTTGTCCGCGATCTGGGCGCGTGGAATCAGCTGATTGACGCCCCGGCGGATTCGCTCGTCGTCCCAGGGTGACTGGGTGACAGGGTACTGGAGGAAATTGTACGCCCCGGCGTTGGTCACGCTGAGCCGGTAGTCATCTGCGCTCCGGTACTCGCTGTACGTGTCGCTCGTGAGCCCGTAGGTGAGGTCTATCTCGTTGTTGTTGAGTGCGGCCGCACGTGTCGCGTCGTCGGTGACAATAGAGACCGTGATGTCGTCGACAACCGGGCTTGTCGGGAACCCGTCCGGGCCGTCCCACCACTCCAGCGCGTCGAGGCCGAGGTCGTCCAGCCAGTAGTCCTCGAACGTGCTGAACTGGGCGCGCTGTTCGGCTTCGTAGGACTCGAACTCGAAGGGCCCGGTCCCGATGGGCGTCAGGTCGTTGCGCGGGTCCGCCCCCCTGTCGGGGTACTCTTCGATGTGTTCCATCGGGTAGACCGTCGGCGGGAGCTGGCTGTCGGCCTCGGCGTCTGGCTCCTGGCCGTAGATGTCGACGGTGTAGTCGTCGACCGCCTCCGCGTAGAGAAAGGAGTCGAATGTCTGTGCGGAAATCGAGGAGTTCTCCAGCACTTCGTACGAGCGGGCGACGTGTTCTGCGGTCATCTCCTCGCCGTTGTGGAAGGTGACCCCCTCGTGGAGTTCGGCCCGGTACTGTATTCCGTAGGTCCCGTCTGCGACAGCGTCGGGCGCTTCGTTGACCGTCAGCACCTCGCCGTCCTCGGGGTTCCTGATGATGATCTGGTCGTCGGCGACGAGGTTGCCGTCGTCGTCCGTCTCCGCCGACACCATGTACGGCTCGTAGGCCCCGTC contains the following coding sequences:
- a CDS encoding ABC transporter permease; this translates as MSTDRGRIRITGFDADRVESREPLSDWTETRDTETESRWERAWREFRRNRSAMLGLYIVTAMALLAVFARPITVAGVTVQPFSLAPYDPSAILYAQGLDVSAYEAPSLAHPFGTDGSARDVFSRVLYGGRFSLSIGFIVVLVTAAIGLVYGAVAGYYGGRVDEVMMRILDLIFAFPGLLLALIIVAVLGKGYWELVLAFTAIGWAGYARLIRGEILKVKENEYVLAAKALGARDRRVIFRHVVPNAVAPLVVQASLSIGTVVIGVAALGFLGLGLPPGSAEWGTMLDQTRETIVQGPGGSIPWWVTVFPGGAIFLFVMSMNLIGDGINDALDAQEGEDVARGGEV
- a CDS encoding ABC transporter permease, giving the protein MSLRRFIAVRVAATVPILFGVSVLTFALVHLTPGDPIDQMVALNPQISAAEEAAIRARYGLDGPVWQQYLTWMGNVLQGDLGTVISVDQPVLPYIMARLPETIALGLFGWAIALLIAIPTGIYAAVNKDTLGDDISRVFALSGISLPNFWLGLMLILVFALWLDLWPVLAPDKPLLSAEMLWYLVLPGVTIGTASSATLMRVMRSSMAEELNKEYVTAARAKGLPERTVVLKHVLRNSLISVTTIAAFLTASIFGGAVVVEQVFAWPGLGRAFVGAIVGREVDLIMAITLFTGVTIILANLLADIMYAVLDPRIRYD
- a CDS encoding ABC transporter substrate-binding protein, whose amino-acid sequence is MTRRRVLKSAGAATAVMLAGCSAGSDGGGDGESEGGQSLDPVRERAAVSVDEIQDGGTLRFGLGAGIDSFDPSYSTSAPAGNVHGLVYESLITQDAAGTVYPWLAKTWERMDVQEVEDGAYEPYMVSAETDDDGNLVADDQIIIRNPEDGEVLTVNEAPDAVADGTYGIQYRAELHEGVTFHNGEEMTAEHVARSYEVLENSSISAQTFDSFLYAEAVDDYTVDIYGQEPDAEADSQLPPTVYPMEHIEEYPDRGADPRNDLTPIGTGPFEFESYEAEQRAQFSTFEDYWLDDLGLDALEWWDGPDGFPTSPVVDDITVSIVTDDATRAAALNNNEIDLTYGLTSDTYSEYRSADDYRLSVTNAGAYNFLQYPVTQSPWDDERIRRGVNQLIPRAQIADNIYNGYRNPAYTPLPELAADEGSADYDALVEELRPQTEQNTEGATELLQEAVDDLGVETPIEATIETNTSDDRVREAELIAQVMSNTEFFDISVETFEFTTFVQRILGPEYYQQGNIVLIGLSGTFNPGSFYDAVNSIDNFGQCCNFQRVDTPELDEIATEARFSVEAVEDPGFRGEQYDRVWRGLIEQAPNSYTVFGTNVSSLSTDYVGHNTYTFSGGILPYGLHDPTDQQVAYLDRE